A section of the Pseudomonas lini genome encodes:
- a CDS encoding N-acetylmuramoyl-L-alanine amidase yields the protein MMGLGMRFRALVAAVGLLFLAVTVDAVAETKVNSVRLWRAPDNTRLVFDLTGPVQHSVFTLSSPDRLVIDINGATLGAPLNVNTSNTPITAMRSAQRTPTDLRVVIDLKKAVTPKSFTLAPNAQYGNRLVVDLFDNAADAAPIPVPTNVVTVAPVPVTPVDPPVKLPPAPAGKRDIIVVIDAGHGGEDPGASGSRGQREKDVVLAIARELQRQVNGMKGFRAELTRTGDYFIPLRGRTEIARKKGADLFVSIHADAAPSAAAFGASVFALSDRGATSETARWLADSENRSDLIGGAGNVSLDDKDRMLAGVLLDLSMTASLTSSLNVGQKVLSNIGRVTPLHKQRVEQAGFMVLKSPDIPSILVETGFISNANEASKLAAANHQQALARSISSGVRQFFQQNPPPGTYIAWLRDSGKIAQGPRDHRVSPGETLAMIAVRYQVSPATLRNANNLKSDELKIGQTLTIPGTELAAKE from the coding sequence ATGATGGGGTTAGGTATGCGCTTTCGCGCGTTGGTTGCTGCCGTAGGATTGTTGTTTCTGGCGGTGACCGTCGACGCTGTGGCCGAGACGAAGGTCAACAGCGTTCGCCTGTGGCGGGCTCCGGATAACACGCGACTGGTGTTCGACCTGACAGGGCCCGTCCAGCACAGTGTCTTTACCCTGTCCTCCCCGGACCGGTTGGTGATCGACATCAATGGCGCGACCCTCGGTGCGCCGTTGAACGTCAACACGTCGAACACCCCGATCACCGCCATGCGCTCGGCTCAACGTACGCCGACCGACCTGCGAGTGGTCATCGACCTGAAAAAGGCCGTCACGCCGAAAAGTTTTACCTTGGCGCCCAACGCCCAATACGGTAATCGCTTGGTGGTCGACCTGTTCGATAACGCCGCCGATGCCGCGCCAATTCCTGTACCGACCAACGTCGTGACTGTGGCCCCGGTGCCGGTCACTCCGGTAGATCCGCCGGTCAAGCTGCCGCCAGCCCCAGCCGGCAAGCGCGACATCATTGTGGTGATCGATGCCGGCCACGGTGGCGAAGACCCGGGTGCCTCGGGCTCTCGCGGTCAGCGTGAAAAAGACGTGGTGCTGGCGATCGCCCGTGAACTGCAGCGTCAGGTCAATGGCATGAAAGGCTTCCGCGCCGAGCTGACGCGCACCGGCGACTACTTCATTCCGTTGCGCGGCCGTACCGAAATCGCCCGCAAGAAGGGCGCCGATCTATTCGTTTCGATCCACGCCGACGCAGCACCATCGGCCGCCGCGTTCGGTGCGTCGGTGTTCGCCCTGTCCGACCGCGGCGCTACGTCGGAAACCGCCCGTTGGCTGGCCGACAGCGAAAACCGTTCCGACTTGATCGGTGGTGCCGGCAACGTCAGCCTCGACGACAAGGACCGCATGCTGGCCGGCGTGTTGCTCGATTTGTCGATGACTGCTTCCCTGACCTCCAGCCTCAACGTTGGCCAGAAAGTCTTGAGCAACATCGGTCGCGTCACGCCGCTGCATAAACAGCGCGTGGAGCAAGCCGGGTTCATGGTGCTGAAGTCGCCGGATATCCCGTCGATCCTGGTGGAAACCGGTTTTATCTCCAACGCCAACGAAGCTTCCAAGCTTGCCGCTGCGAACCATCAGCAGGCGCTGGCGCGTTCCATCAGCAGCGGCGTGCGGCAGTTCTTCCAGCAGAATCCACCGCCGGGCACTTACATTGCCTGGCTGCGCGACTCCGGCAAAATTGCTCAAGGTCCACGTGACCATCGGGTGAGCCCGGGCGAGACGTTGGCAATGATCGCTGTGCGCTATCAGGTATCTCCGGCCACCTTGCGTAATGCCAACAACCTCAAAAGCGATGAGTTGAAGATTGGTCAGACGTTGACCATCCCCGGCACAGAACTGGCGGCCAAAGAATGA
- the tsaE gene encoding tRNA (adenosine(37)-N6)-threonylcarbamoyltransferase complex ATPase subunit type 1 TsaE: MSEVTLYLADEEAMSALGARIAQTTEGHGLIFLEGDLGAGKTTLSRGIIRGLGHTGAVKSPTFTLVEPYEIGEVRAFHFDLYRLVDPEELEYLGIRDYFEDDALCLIEWPRNGAGFLPKPDLTITITISPQDSGRSLKILPQGSRGELWCAALALESN; this comes from the coding sequence GTGTCTGAAGTAACCCTGTACCTGGCTGATGAAGAGGCGATGAGCGCATTGGGTGCGCGCATCGCACAAACCACTGAAGGGCACGGTCTGATTTTTCTCGAGGGAGATCTGGGTGCGGGGAAAACCACGCTGTCCCGGGGCATCATCCGGGGCCTGGGGCATACAGGCGCGGTAAAAAGTCCGACCTTCACCCTGGTCGAGCCTTACGAGATTGGGGAGGTCCGCGCCTTCCATTTCGACCTGTATCGCCTGGTCGATCCAGAGGAGTTGGAGTACCTCGGCATCCGCGACTATTTCGAAGACGATGCACTGTGCCTGATCGAATGGCCCCGGAACGGTGCAGGCTTTTTGCCAAAGCCCGACCTGACCATTACCATTACCATTAGCCCGCAAGACAGCGGGCGTTCGCTGAAAATTTTGCCCCAAGGCTCGCGTGGCGAGTTGTGGTGTGCCGCTTTGGCATTGGAATCCAATTAA